Genomic segment of Gloeocapsa sp. PCC 7428:
TTAATTCAAGAAATGGATGATGCCGTTTATGACCAAGTTACTAATGTAGCAACACTTCCAGGAATAACTCAATATGCTTTGTGTATGCCAGATGGACACTTTGGCTACGGCTTCCCGATTGGTGGAGTTGCGGCGATGGATGTCGAAAATGGCGGCGTTATTTCTCCTGGTGGTATCGGTTTCGATATTAACTGCGGAATGCGTTTGGTAGTGACAAATCTGACATACGATGAGGTCAAACCATACATTAAAAAAGTCGTCGATCGACTTTATGAGCGAGTTCCGGCGGGAGTAGGAAGCACAGGCTTTGTCAAAATATCGCGGAATGAATTTCGCAAAGTTGTCGAACAAGGTGCGCGGTGGTGCGTTGATAATGGCTATGGTTGGGAAGAAGATTTAGAACTGATGGAAGAAAACGGCTGTATTGCTGGTGCTGATGCAGCCAAAATTAGTGAAAAAGCAATTGATCGTGGTTTTAATCAAATCGGAACTTTAGGTTCGGGAAACCATTATTTAGAAATTCAAGTTGCTAAGAAAGAAAACATTTTTGAGCCGGAATTAGCAGCAAAACTAGGTATTACCCAGCCGGATCAAGTGGTTGTGATGTTTCACTGTGGTAGTCGTGGTTTTGGACATCAAGTTGCTACAGACTATCTGCAAGTTTTCCTCAAGGTGATGGAAAGCAAGTATGGTATTAAGATTTTAGACCGCGAATTAGCTTGCGCGCCATTCGATTCGCCTGAAGGACAAGCGTACTTTTCAGCGATGAAGTGCGGTTTAAATATGTCGTTTGCAAATCGTCAGGTGATTTTGCACCGCATTCGCGAGGTTTTTTCGGAGATTTTTGGGCGTTCCGCCGAAGATTTGGGAATGCATATGGTGTATGACGTTGCGCACAATACGGCGAAATTAGAGCGTCATATTGTCGATGGTAAAGAGCGATCGCTTCTTGTCCATCGTAAAGGGGCAACCCGTGCGTTTGCACCAGGAATGACGGGGATTCCTGAGAAATATCAAGATATTGGTCAGCCGGTGATTATCGGCGGCAGTATGGAAACAGGCTCTTACTTGTTGGTTGGCGTACCCAGTGGCGACCAAACTTTCTTTAGCACCGCGCACGGTAGTGGGCGCACAATGAGTCGTACCAAAGCGCGAAAAACGTTTCGGGGTGAAAAACTGCAAAAAGAGATGCAAACACGGGGTATTTACGTCCGCAGTACCTCAATGTCGGGATTAGCCGAAGAAGCTGGAGGCGCTTACAAAGACGTTGATGAAGTAATTGAAGCCGCAGAATTAGCCGGAATTAGCAAAAGAGTTGTGCGGTTTACACCGATTGGCAATATTAAAGGATAATTTATGCTTTGAGCGATCGCATCTTAATGATTTGCAAGGAGAAGATATGTGGGTTTTCTGTTGTGGAATGTATCGTTCTGCTTCAACCCTACAGTTTCAGATCGTCAGTCAGCTTGTTAAAGAGGCTGATATAGGTCAACAGATAGGATGGATAGATGCACAGCGCTTTTTAGAGGTACGTAATTCGTATCAAAGTTACAAACAATTAAAAGTTGTCAAAGTCCATCAATTTACAGATGCAATAGGCAAGGAGTTTACCCAAAATAATGCACTGGGTATCTATACATTTAGAGATATCCGCGATGTCTATGTATCAATGATGCAGCAGCAACAAAAATCTTTTGATGACATTTGGAATTGGCATGGACGAGAGTTTATTCAAACTTGTCTAGATAATTATAAACAATGGACAAGCTTACCGAGAGTGCTTG
This window contains:
- a CDS encoding RtcB family protein, coding for MADIKSLKQVSDTIWEIPISYKEGMRVPARIYGTQKLIQEMDDAVYDQVTNVATLPGITQYALCMPDGHFGYGFPIGGVAAMDVENGGVISPGGIGFDINCGMRLVVTNLTYDEVKPYIKKVVDRLYERVPAGVGSTGFVKISRNEFRKVVEQGARWCVDNGYGWEEDLELMEENGCIAGADAAKISEKAIDRGFNQIGTLGSGNHYLEIQVAKKENIFEPELAAKLGITQPDQVVVMFHCGSRGFGHQVATDYLQVFLKVMESKYGIKILDRELACAPFDSPEGQAYFSAMKCGLNMSFANRQVILHRIREVFSEIFGRSAEDLGMHMVYDVAHNTAKLERHIVDGKERSLLVHRKGATRAFAPGMTGIPEKYQDIGQPVIIGGSMETGSYLLVGVPSGDQTFFSTAHGSGRTMSRTKARKTFRGEKLQKEMQTRGIYVRSTSMSGLAEEAGGAYKDVDEVIEAAELAGISKRVVRFTPIGNIKG
- a CDS encoding sulfotransferase domain-containing protein, whose amino-acid sequence is MAILKDNLCFERSHLNDLQGEDMWVFCCGMYRSASTLQFQIVSQLVKEADIGQQIGWIDAQRFLEVRNSYQSYKQLKVVKVHQFTDAIGKEFTQNNALGIYTFRDIRDVYVSMMQQQQKSFDDIWNWHGREFIQTCLDNYKQWTSLPRVLVSQYENIFQNIPQEVKRIARHLNINFDVDKRQNIASLFTLEQQKKRIQKFTTQLMQTSLNPHDHREIVDYHDEDSLLHINHINAAKTGVWQEYLSTEEVTKIENKVKSWCNDNKHEYLTFLRQI